From the Marinobacter sp. es.048 genome, the window GAACCAAAAACTGAATCCAGGGCGGCGCATCCCGGCGCCCCGGCCCCCGTGAATGTCGACGACAAACGTGTCATCAACGGCGAAACCGACATCAACCAGCTGGCGCCATTCAAGTATCCCTGGGCCTGGGAGTACTTCATGAACGCGAACAAGAACCACTGGACCCCCCTGGATGTGAACATGGCCCAGGACGTTCATGACTATCATCACCGGCTGACAGCTCCGGAAAAGCACGTCTATGAGAATGTGCTGGCCTACCTCACCACCTCCGATATCCTTGCCATGCGCAACATCGGGCTCGCGGTGATGGAAAAGATGAGTGCGCCGGAGCTACAGATCTACCAGGCCCGGCAGGTCTATGAAGAAGCCATGCACACCTGGGCCTACCAGCACTGCATCGAAACCCTGAACCTGGACCAGAGCGAGATCTACAACCGCTATCGTGTGGTGCCCGCGATCAACGGTAAGATCCAGATCGCTAACCGCCGGCTGGATGCCGCCATGCGCCCGGACATGAGCCTGCGCAACAAGGACGACCTGCAGGAATTCATCATGTCCTACCTGTTTTTCGCCGCGGTGTTCGAGGGTACCTGGTTCTACAACGGTTTCAGCCCCATCTTCGCTCTGCAGCGCCGGGGCCTGATGCGTGGTACGGGTGAGCAACTGCAGTACATTCTGCGGGACGAGGCCATGCATTTCTCCTTTGGCCTGAAGGTGGTGAACCAGATCGTGGAGGAGGAGAACATTACCTTTGACCCGAAGGCTGTGCGTGAGATGTGGGACGAATCCGAAGCCGCTGAGAAGGCCTATGCGAACTACATTCTGCGGGATCCGATACTCGGTTATTCCGCGGAATACCACAGCGAGCAGTTCCGCTTCGTGGCGAATCGCCGTGCCCGTACCGTGGGTCTGGAGGAGCCGTTCCCGGGCGCGAAGAACGTCTCGCCATGGCTGGACGAGCAGGCCAACCTGCGCAAGGAGAAGAACTTTTTTGAAACCCGGGTAATCGAATACCAGACGGGAGCCCAGCTTGAGTGGTAGACCCGCCCGAACGGCCTGAGCTATGCGCCCTGAGCCTGCATGAACTGATACCCTGGGCAGGGCGTATAACCTGGATGGTGGCCGTTGAGGTTGCTGGTAACCTTCGGCTATTGTCTCGCAAGCGCCATGATGACAGGCTCAAACAAGCGGAGAGTTTCCCAGAGGTAGCCTTGGTGAATAGACATCTTTTGTATGGATTTGCGTCGCCGTTGTGCCTCGGTTTACTGGTTGCGTTCCTAGCTTTGCCGCGTGTCTCGATGGCACAAAGCAAACTGACATTCGCTTTCGGCGAAGAATCACCCCCTTACAGTTTCTCGCTTGGCGACAAGGCCGGCGGCCTGTTTCCTGAGTTGGTTCGGCTGACGTTCAGTTCTATCCCCGGCTACACCATGCAAAGCGCGGTGATGCCCTGGTCGAGGGCGCAGTACAACGTCAGGCTGGGCCTCACCGACGGCCTTCTCACCTATCCGTCGAAGGAGCGACAGAACTACGCAGTCTTTTCAGCGATACCGCTCTTCAATCAGGATTATGGCCATCTGGTTTACTCGGCTGAAAACCCCAACATAGGCCTGATCGAATCGGCGACCAGCTTTTCTGACTTGTCCAGACTGAAGGTGATCGTTGAGAAGGGTTCCAAATGGGAAGAGGAAAATATCCCCGATTATCTGGAGCGGGTGCCGGGCCGAGACATGCATACGATGATGCATCTTCTTATGCTACGCAAAGCCGGAGATTTTTTGGTGCTGCCCGCTGAAGACGCCCGATTCATCGCTCGAAAACTGGGCTACTCGGAAAAGCTTGAAGTTCGCAATGTCGATTTTATTCCGAATTCCCTGATCCCTTTTCACATTGGCGTTTCGCGGGAGCTTCCGTCTGCCATGAAAGTGATCAATCAGGTGGATCAGGCCTTGCAAAGGCCGGAATTACAGTCACAACTGAACACTCTGATCAAAAGTTATCGATAACGTAGATTGTGTTACCTGATCTTTTCAGCAGACGGTAAGTCCTTCTCTGGCTCGTCCGATGTGCTCCCGATGCAGACCTGGTTTCGGCCCTGGACCTTGGCCTGGTAGAGGTTGTGGTCGGCCGTTGCAATCGCATGGTCCAGTGAGACATGTTCAGAATGGGGACTGGCGACACCGACGCTGATGGTGCACCGGATCAATTTGCCCCGGTCAGGGATGACCAGCTGTTCAATATTATGGCGGAAACGCTCGGCCACTTTT encodes:
- a CDS encoding ribonucleotide-diphosphate reductase subunit beta; protein product: MLNWDDEPKTESRAAHPGAPAPVNVDDKRVINGETDINQLAPFKYPWAWEYFMNANKNHWTPLDVNMAQDVHDYHHRLTAPEKHVYENVLAYLTTSDILAMRNIGLAVMEKMSAPELQIYQARQVYEEAMHTWAYQHCIETLNLDQSEIYNRYRVVPAINGKIQIANRRLDAAMRPDMSLRNKDDLQEFIMSYLFFAAVFEGTWFYNGFSPIFALQRRGLMRGTGEQLQYILRDEAMHFSFGLKVVNQIVEEENITFDPKAVREMWDESEAAEKAYANYILRDPILGYSAEYHSEQFRFVANRRARTVGLEEPFPGAKNVSPWLDEQANLRKEKNFFETRVIEYQTGAQLEW
- a CDS encoding substrate-binding periplasmic protein, whose protein sequence is MVAVEVAGNLRLLSRKRHDDRLKQAESFPEVALVNRHLLYGFASPLCLGLLVAFLALPRVSMAQSKLTFAFGEESPPYSFSLGDKAGGLFPELVRLTFSSIPGYTMQSAVMPWSRAQYNVRLGLTDGLLTYPSKERQNYAVFSAIPLFNQDYGHLVYSAENPNIGLIESATSFSDLSRLKVIVEKGSKWEEENIPDYLERVPGRDMHTMMHLLMLRKAGDFLVLPAEDARFIARKLGYSEKLEVRNVDFIPNSLIPFHIGVSRELPSAMKVINQVDQALQRPELQSQLNTLIKSYR